The genomic region TAAGTAGGTATtagtatgtattttattaaatattagagagctctcaaataaatatattttctgtacCTCTATGTTTCCAACGCCGAAGTAGTCCAaccaccaacagcagcacagccacAGACAAAATGGTGAAGACAACTGAGCGGAACACAGTGGAGAGTTGAACGGATCCACGGTGGAGAGGATTTGGAAAAGTCTCTTGGCCATTTTGAGTTATTGTCCCTTGAGGTGTAGAGTTAATAtatgttgttaaaaatgtacaCAGTATGCAATCATTCTAGTTATAAAATAACGACTTAGGAATTGTATGGTTAGTAAGCTAATAACTGATtgtttaatcaattaaaaacgatttaaaaaaatatgtaatatttaatatataatcaATCACCATAATCCCTACATTTAATTTGACAATATTGCAGAAAAACTATAATGAGATTGCTTTAATTAAGATATTTTGTAGTAGTGTAGGTGtcattattagtattataatTCATCCATTAGTTTTTTGCAAATTCAAGAAGactatacatttaaatatattcatcTAGCAGACACATTTATCTAAATTAAGTTACAGATGAggtgtacaaacacacatttttaagtTCAACTCAACTTGGTGTTTAGTGTCTCGCCCTATACCaggatttaatttcatttaatttcccaCATGCCTCACCTGTTACATCCAGCCAGCTCTCCGGTGATTCACCTTGAGGTCCTGAAATGCTGCATTTGTAGAATCCTCCATCAGTCATAGAAATATTGTGAATGGTCAGCTGGCCTGTATATTCAGTCTTAATTAAGTtgtcatttttataaaaatcagCTGGGAGGTTGGAGGATGTTCCCCGTTTCTTACATCGTAGAGTCAGTATTTGTCCAATCATCACAGGTTGAGCAGGACTCTCCAAGATCACATCACCAGCTGAACAACAAAAGccaaaataactaaatacataaacaaattaaaccaaTTCAAAATCATGCAGTGATGCAGTGATcagtaaacatttattgaatttaaaaataaccgCTAGGGTCCATTGTTTTGTAACGCAAATATTATAGTTGCACTTGTTATAATATGTAAgtaaagatttttatttaaaacttcactttcaacattttattagttAACAGGGACTGAacataccagtgacagtgatgttgacagtgttgcttctctttccttcttcattttcacaaaagtaTTCTCCACTGTGTGATACAAGGGTAGGTTTAATGTACATCAATCCTGTCGATCTTTCCCAGTGCAGAGAATTTGAGGAAAGGTTTTTCATCACTCTCCATTCAGTTGGTCCACGTGAGCTAACACAACTTAATAAAATGGACTCATAGTCAAAGAACTGCAGCCTGTTTGGATTGATATAAAGAGAAGCTCTGCCTGTAACACacaaaagtaagaaaatataaacaagaGACTTATTACTTATCAGACGTctgataaaatgtaaagtaaaatagtGGAGTAGTTTATTAAAGTATAAAATGAATCTAAACTCACCTTTATTCAGCTCATTGGAACTGTTCTGACCTTGAGCAGTGAGCAccaagaacaaattaaacactaCAAAGACAGTAGAACATAGCATTATGTAAGATATGAATATATCTTCATATATTGAATTATATACTATAACATACATACTACAGATGACGCTAATGTCACTATCAGACATTCTGATTAGTTTTGAAAAAGgttaatttaatgtgttttaattaaattatcaCCATTAACAACATTTAGTCTGTTTGAATGTTTcagaatgaaatgtttatttctagTTATGgtattaaataatgataatacacATAACTCAGTTATGAGGACTATAAAATAAGTATTAGCTGTCACATGATGTTCAACAAAGTACAATAGgtgtttgaaattaaaatactgttaattttaaattatacatagGCTAGAGTGTATATGCAGTGCTGTGCCATAGTAACACGCAGAGATGTTTAGGGAGTACAAAAGACACAAGGACTTCAATTAAGCTATACTGCTCATTGTAAGGACCTaatcatatatttattatatttaacatgaATCATACTCTTAATTAATACAGTGcacattttttcacatttgactTTAAATTCAGAGAAATAGGAGAATCAGCACTTACACAGTCTGATGTAGAACACTGTGACCTCCATACTGTCTTGCTGCTGAGTGAGCATTAAAATGAGTAGAAGTAAACTATAGTGTAAGAGAAGGACTTCCTTTTCCTGTGCAGAGTAGAGGCCACATACATTTATAGCAGTATGACGTTATGCTGCCATTGCTACCTTACCAGTTGCTGTTTGGGAAAAATACTTAATTATCTAGTcatgaatgaaagaaaatgaatttttggtttgaatgttttattatttaatatatttgtaataaaacattttactttagcttaaaccaaaatataaataaataatatttcacaATTGTCTGGAGGTGTACATTACATCTGTACTCTCCTACATCAAGCACTGCATAGGCAATGTCACCATGGACAAACACATCCGACTGTACGCCAACCATAGGTGGGGGTCCAAAACAAACCCAACAAcactactaactactaacaaCTAACTACAAACCCAGTGTCAATGCTGTGCTTCCTTTTTGCCCACTGCAGAAGCAACTACATCACATCCATCGACCGACACTAGCCACATCTTTAATGTGTGGGAGTATGATGTGAGGCTAGTGCTAAGGACAGTAAACCTTACAAATGCAGCAGGACCTGACAACATCACAGGTAGGGTGCTGAAGGACTGTGCAAATAAAATCATGGGGTCTTCATTAGAATATTCAACCTGTCTTTAACACAAGCCACTTTCCCATCCTGCCTAAACTCAACTATTATCACTATCTCAAAAAAGACCACCAACAGTTTAAATGACTGCTGGCAAGTGGCTCTCACTCCAGGTATTTTGAGAAATTTGTCAGAAGCCACATTTTTCAAAAACTTCCACCATTTGACCCCCACTAATTTGGATACAGGCATAACAGGTCGACAAAGGACACTATAGACAAAGCCATCAACAAAACTCTGACCCATCTGGAACAGAAGGATTGCTATGCCATGCAaatttttctgtggttttaggttagtatagtatagtagtatacCATACTATATACTAGTAAGACGATCATCCCTGGCAGACaggtaacaaaataaaataaaaaaaacatttggtctTCCACAATCTACTTGCCTTTGCATTAATGACTTCCTCAGCAACCACCCACACATGGTCACAGTATGACCTCAACTTTCCTTAGCATTCATCCTTAACACCATGCTTAACATGTGTGCTGAGTCACCTAATGTACACTCTCTATACACGACTGCACCCCCATGCATCTAAGCAACTCCGTCATGAATTTAACTGAAGAAATGACAGTGTTCAGGTTTTTCACAGGGGGAAACAGTCATTATAAAGCCTCTAGTTAGAGAGGGATCAGATGACTCTGAGCCATCTCTTGTTATGCTGCTTTAGGTTAGTTTGCTGGGGGTCTAGGAGTCAgtcagaaaaagagacaaaagttTGAGGCCCGGAAAGAATGAATTTACAGCTTTTTGTAGCAGAAAAGTTGAGTAATTTTTAAACAATGACTCTCTTACATATAAATAACTTCAAGGCCTGAGTAGATAGGTAGACAGGTATCAACCTGTACTGGTTGTGTTTTAATATCTCTTCACTTTGTGtcaaagtgacaacaaacagCATCATAATAAATGAGAAGCAGAAACGAAATGAGAAGTATTActaagtaatttatttttactttacaagttattattattttatttaataaaacacattgcAGTCTTTTCTACTAAAGCAGATTTTCATTAGCCTTATTATGTACATTATACACtatatttactttactgtaaataaatctaTAAACATCACTGAACGTGTCCTTcgtacatttttctgtttttgttttgagctTTTATCTTTGCGTTCCTCCAAGTTTCCCACAGTGAAGCAgtcccaccagcagcagcagcagagccaccatCACCATGGTGGAAGCTGTTCTTACGATGAGCAGGATATAAAAGAAGTGGTCGGAGCAGAGACAAGTCTCTCTGTGAAGATTATCTGCTAGAAGATTATTACTCAATTGAGATAGGTTAACACTATGTTTAACTCTACTGtctttaatgtgtgtgtcaagaagaacatatatatatatatattggcaGTAAAACATATAATTGACAAATTTAAAACTCAATGGCAAAGTCAATGTTAACGTCTGCAAATATTCCTTTAACAATAGCATGGCACTAGGACTTTTGCATTCCTGCTGATATCTTTAAGGTtacctgttctgtttttgtaggGTGTATTTGAGTCCTCACATTTTCTCACTGAGCCATGAAGATTCTGGATCTGCACTAAAATTTTCAATAAAATTCTAtgaatttagtgtttttgtgtatttcaaGATATACTGTAAGTGAAATAATAGCAGTGAACACAACCAAATATAACAATAAGAAAAccatttaaaaccattttcaattatttttttacacggtaaaactgtgtttttatatttactgatGACTTGTCTCACCTTTGACTAACAGTTGTTTCTCCAGcgattctccagctccagagatgcacttgtagagtccttcatcagacttagAAACACTGTGGATGATCAGTtctcctgtagagctgctgttgatgtggttaccatctttatagaaatcagcttgGAGGTAAAAGGGATTTCTTTGATTTCTGCAGCGCAAAGTCACAGTTTCTCCCTCagtcacaggaagagcaggactCAGGTGTCACATCACCTGAGCAAtggtataaaaaaaatcattaaaaaaaatatacatgttgttgatttgtttgcAGTTAACTATCCCATGCATTGAATGTTCCGGTCTGCCACACGACATTTCACACGTTTCTTCATGTTTACCAGAACTGTGTATCTTAAGGTTTGACTGGAGAGTCAACGGACTTGCTGGTGACTCTCCACCTCCAGAACGACATTTGTAGAGGCCCTCATGAGACTTGGAAACATTGTGGACGACCATGTTTTCTGTGAAACCTGTCTTAATGAAGactccatctttatagaaatcagctgtgGGTGTGGAGGAAGTCTCTTTGTTTCTACAGCACAGAGACATtatctccctccatcacaggaagtaCATGACTCTCCAGGATCACTGGACCATCTTATGAAAGAAGAATTACAGACAACATAGAGGTTGAGGTAACATACATATAattgtaattactgtaatttcagTGAGATCATGAACATACACTAAACATACCAGTGACAatgatgttgacagtgttggCACTTTCACGCCAGTATTCACCACTGTCTCCTACAAAGATATAGTCAATGGTGCAGTTGGCTCTTGATGTATCCATGTAATTTGGATAATTTGGAACAATGTTCTTGATGGTCCTCACTTTGAGTCCAGAAGAGACATTAAACCCCTCACAAATAAATGTCAACTCTTTATATtcaaagagctgcagactgTTCGTAATGATGTGAAAACCTGcgcatgaaaaaaaaaaacaagagagagaaagaaaaacccagATAGGAACAAGCATTATACAGCATATACTGCATTGTTCTTGTAAAGCTTCTTTTGATCGGTCTGAACTTTCCTAATAATGAATTCATTGTCATGCTTAGTTCTTCCTTAGGGGGGGCGTACCAGGAcataattgagaagcactgctctaaagggagtttttcctctccactgttgcctaaagcttgctcaaatgggattgttgggttttctctataattttttgtataaatatattttctgtaaggtcttaaaccttacactgtaaagtgccttgagataacttctgttgtaaattggcgctatacaaatgaaattgaattgaattgaattgaattgaacttaTGTTGTCCTTTATCCACATCTGTTATTTTGTACTTTAGTACTTGGGTCAGTGTGAAACGTTTATCTTCTAATGACTGACTTTAGaagataaaacatataaatataaaaagaaaaatctacaTTATAACACAATCTGTTATTTAACACCCACCACTAAAAGTGACCTACCGTAATAACAGAAGTTTAAGTTTAATAAAAGTGTGGCACACATTaatttgttgaaataaatatttccaaacatatataaaaaaatatataatcttATATAAGCTACTGTATACACTAATATTGTATAGTGTACAATattaggtcctatttgactgatcgttatcagtatgtagatctaaatggcgattactccacatgctctccagtggagtttggtgttccacagggttcagttttaggtcccctgcttttttccctctacatgcttcctctgggcaacattatccgtaaacatggtattaactttcattgttatgctgacgacacacagttatatgtttcatcaaaaccagatgagatcaaactgcttaataaagttgagcaatgtgtaaaggatatacaagactggatgctaattaacttccttctgctaaatcctgataagacagaagtactagttataggatcatctgcagctagaagcaagatgttagaccacaccgtaactctagatggcctttccgttacatctagtgcaacagtcaaagaccttggtgtgattctagattccagtctttcatttgaagctcatgtagataatgtcaccaggacagctttctttcacctcagaaatattgccaagataaggaatattttgtcactaaatgatgcagaaaaattagtccatgctttcatcacctctaggttggactactgtaatgccttactgtctggctgttcaaccaggtgcataaacaagcttcagttagttcagaatgcagcagcgagagtcctcactcgagCCAGAAGATAtgatcacatcacgcctatcttatctacacttcattggctccccgtgaaatttcgcattgattttaaaatactacttttgacatttaaagcattaaatggtcttgcgccgcattatctaagtgaactgctagtgtcttatgatccaccacgcctacttcgctcaaaggatgctggctgcctgtcagtacctcgtatcctaaaaactacagctggggcagagctttttcttacaaagccccaaagttatggaatagccttccaaatagcgttcgggactcagacacagtctcagtgtttaagtctaggctgaaaacctacctatttagtcaagcatttgagtaaatagatctgggaaggactcatggacgttgagcattatggtgaactggtatgtttagatgctgtcttcccaactctcactgatcactcgggtttgttgatggtgaagtgtttggttgctctacatcccagtgcgccctcatgtctgtgtttccttctgaacccacccttttagttaggctgtcataattagtcctgccggagtccctgctgcactacaataaatatacattcacctcaaactttatctgactgtgaatacaactaactgcaatctctcctcttctctctctttccctctccctctctcttttccctcttcctgtctctctgtcgagctacacgtcattccaccctttgccctctggtcctgtctgactcgtcctgatgcccaacttctggctggagatctcgtcgcctggatccaccgtttgccctttgggatgcgtttggagactggattggtcacaagctactatgatgtcggtcccggcctcggcggacgtcggaagctgtttcttggaggtctcgactcaacgctcgatagtcaaggaatggaacaagtctgcctgcaataactaactggactccatattaacttaaaagactttaactgttatactggactgctgcctacacagcatgtaatcacccatatgaggatgggttccctgttgagtctggttcctctcaaggtttcttcctgttgccttctcagggagtttttccttgccactgtcgccctcggcttgctcatcagggacaatcacattattatgactcatacacatacactgttcatgtactgttctttggttgtgtaaagctgctttgtgacaatgtcaattgtaaaaagtgctctacaataaaattgaattgaattgaattgaattgtataGTAATTTGGTAATTTATACTGTacttattaattaaaatgatgttttttttactacttttatcATATCAAAACAATTTGCTTAAAAGCACCAAACTTCAAGTAGATTTGAATTTAAGGACATTTTACAGagaaatatttgatatttgagtCAGATTTTTAAATTCTGAATAAGAGTAGAGGCAGTACTCACAGAATATGATGCACAAAGCTGTGACCTTCATGTTGTCggcttctgactgactgaacttAAAATCGAGTAAAGACGTAGAAAGTATGATATATGTGAAGGACTTCCTTTTCCTGTGAGGTGGACACAGCAGTTTAGAGCactgtaaaagtgtttttgtaacactgtgtttctgacacacactgtctttgtttgacagaaaaaaatgtggaaaagaaagaaatgtccAATGCCTGTTAGAAAAAGTTAGTATATTTGCTGCTatctgaggagagtttttgtgttttacactgatttgattttgtccaacagtaaaaagaaaaaaataaataaataaacagcttgAGTCAAatttataaactgtatttaactATACCCTTAGAAACTAACCACAGAGAGTcagttaaaatgctgcagcagctctgtttttgtaaacagtgtgagaagaaagaggagatgaaCAAGGTGGTTTAACTGATGCGCTTTGATAAACcactaacattaaaaaaattgaaTCAGAGATAATAATCTTTGATAGCAGCTGAAGACGAAAACCAATCATGTCTTGTCATATGACATAGTACTAAATAGTTTCTAGCAtgtactttacagtatttagatTTAATAGATTAATAATGACCACTCAAAAATATACAAtgtgcaaatgtattttaatcttttattcttacaatacaatatatatatatatatatatatatatatatatatatatatatatatatatatatatatgaataaaaacacaataatctagccacaggggttgcaagccagtgacttctgtgccggtcccaagcccggattaatagagagggttgcgtcaggaagggcatccggtgtaaaaattgccaaaataaccatacaaatcatcaataacactttcataccggattggtcgaggcccgggttaacaacgaccgccaccgatgctgttaacctacagggtggcggtggaaatttgactactgttggtctaagaaagaggggaggcagaagggttcgtggtcagagagacaAGGcaaaaggcaggagcataggtttgagaatagggactcttaacgttggcacaatgacagggaaaggcagaaagctggcagacatgatggagagaaggaagttagatgttctgtgtgtgcaggagacaaggtggaagggcagcaaggcacatagtatcggaggaggatacaaactgttctaccatggtgttgataggaagagaaacggggtaggagtgattctgaagggggagtttgtgaacaatgttctagaggtgaaaagagtctcagacagggtgatgagcataaagctagaaattgaaggggtgatggtgaatgtagtcagtgggtatgcgccacaggttggctgtgagttagaagagaaggagagattctggagtgagtttgatgaggtcatagagagtatccccagaggaaagagagttgttgttggagcagacttcaatgggcatgttggtgagggcaacagaggtgatgaggtggtgatgggcaggtttggtgtgaaggaaaggaatctggaaggacagatggtggtggactttgctaagaggatggaaatggctgtagtcaacactttcttccagaagagagaggaacatagagtgacatacagaagtggaggtaggagtacgcaggtggactacatcctatgtagacgaggtcatttgagagaggtcagtgactgcaaagtggtggtaggagagagtgtagccagacagcaccgcatggtggtgtgcaagatgactctggaggtcaggaagaagaagagagggaagacagaaaagaagaccaagtggtggaagttaaagaatgaagaaacttgtgaggaattcagacagaagttgagacaggttctgggtggtcaggatgagcttccatatcactgggaaactacagcagaggttatcagggaaacaggtaggaaggtgctaggtgtgtcatctggaaagaggaaagaaggtaaagacacttggtggtggaatgaggaagtacaggaatgcatccagaggaagaggttggctagaaggaagtgggatgtagaaaggactgaggaaagtagacagaagtacaaggaagcgcagcgtagagtgaagagggaggtggcaaaggccaaacagaaagcttacgatgagctgtatgacaggttagacacaaaggaaggagagagggacttgtacaggctagccagacagagagatagagatgggaaggatgtgcaacagataagggtgattaaggacagagatggaaaggtgctaacaacccaggagagtgtgcagaaaagatggaaagagtattttgaggagctgatgaacgaggaaaatgagaatgaagatgtggatgttgtggagcaggaaatagcagagaatggaaaggatgaggttaggaaggctttgaaaaggatgaagagtggaaaggctgttggtcctgatgacgtacctgtggaggtgtggaagtgcttaggagagacagcagtggagtttctaaccagtttgttcaataggattctagagagtgagaagattgttagagtaaaaattatttactcagtgataattatctaattctcttattacatttttgtttgattattgtttcttacttcttgtcattatgaaggatatttgtctttgatgtttaatcctgtcagcaacaggaacatgttatactctgctgatgctgcactctgcacacagacataaaacaggacaggtcagaaaaaggtcagcattctcagagttgaccagttcttgttgctatacacctatgagcagtgttttatccttatatggagttctttttccttgtaaaatgatcatcctttaaccataccagcccccatctgtgacttcagggtgtgtctcatttgtaataaaaagcttgcacaaagggggaacggacggagttggagataggaaatcctgggtgaagcatttatgatgctaagacctcaggccggctgcccttgcaagtaaaaaggccaagtgtccttgttgtgctttattgtctccatctcttagtgTGTGAATGGTGTTGTGTTAATTTTGGACCCAACAAAGATGtctgaggaatggaggagaagtgttctggttccgatctttaagaacaagggtgacaagaactgcagcaactatagaggaataaagttgatgagccacacaatgaagctgtgggaaagagtagtggaagccaggcttaggaagaaggtggatatttgtgagcagcagtatggtttcatgcctcgtaagagcaccactgatgccatttttgctttgagaatgttgatggaaaagtacagagatggtcagaaggagctgcattgtgtctttgtagatttagagaaggcgtatgacagggtgccgagggaggagctatggtactgtatgaggttgtagggagtggcagagaagtacgtcagagtagttcaggacatgtatgagagaagtatgacggtggtgagatgtgctgtaggtcagacagaggagttcaaggtggaggtgggactacaccaaggatcagctttgagtcccttcttgtttgctatgctgatggacaggctgacagatgaggtcagacaggaatctccctggacaatgatgtttgcagatgacattgtgatttgcagtgagagtagagagcaggtagaggaacagctagagaggtggaggtttgctctggaaagaagaggcatgaaggtcagtcgtagtaagacagaatacatgtgtctgaacgagagggatcaaggtagaagcgttaggttacagggggctgaggtgaagaaggtgcaggagtttaagtacttggggtcaacagttcagtgtgatggagagtgtggaaaagaggtgaagaggcgagtgcaggcaggttggagcgggtggaggaaagtgtcaggagtgttgtgtgacagaagagtgtcagcaagactcaaaggaaaggtgtacaagacagtggtgagaccagctctgctctatgggttagagacggtagcagtgagaaagagacaagaggctgagatggaggtagc from Anabas testudineus chromosome 18, fAnaTes1.2, whole genome shotgun sequence harbors:
- the LOC113151531 gene encoding low affinity immunoglobulin gamma Fc region receptor III-like, with translation MVGVQSDVFVHGDIAYAVLDVGEYRLFNLFLVLTAQGQNSSNELNKGRASLYINPNRLQFFDYESILLSCVSSRGPTEWRVMKNLSSNSLHWERSTGLMYIKPTLVSHSGEYFCENEEGKRSNTVNITVTAGDVILESPAQPVMIGQILTLRCKKRGTSSNLPADFYKNDNLIKTEYTGQLTIHNISMTDGGFYKCSISGPQGESPESWLDVTGHQQ
- the LOC117152995 gene encoding high affinity immunoglobulin gamma Fc receptor I-like, producing MDTSRANCTIDYIFVGDSGEYWRESANTVNIIVTDGPVILESHVLPVMEGDNVSVLPALPVTEGETVTLRCRNQRNPFYLQADFYKDGNHINSSSTGELIIHSVSKSDEGLYKCISGAGESLEKQLLVKVQIQNLHGSVRKCEDSNTPYKNRTADNLHRETCLCSDHFFYILLIVRTASTMVMVALLLLLVGLLHCGKLGGTQR